The following coding sequences lie in one Mesorhizobium sp. NZP2298 genomic window:
- a CDS encoding ABC transporter permease subunit, whose translation MLAARSTAGNPSLATGLELDVIAAVIIGGTSLFGGYGSIVGSVVGAIFIGILGFGLLVLGLSTSIREVIKGAIIIAVSLNRR comes from the coding sequence ATGCTCGCGGCCCGCTCCACGGCAGGCAATCCCAGCCTGGCAACAGGTCTCGAACTGGACGTGATCGCGGCCGTGATCATAGGCGGGACAAGTCTCTTTGGCGGTTATGGATCAATCGTCGGTTCGGTCGTCGGTGCGATCTTCATAGGCATTCTCGGGTTTGGCCTTCTCGTGCTGGGTCTTTCGACCAGCATCCGGGAGGTCATCAAGGGAGCCATCATCATTGC
- the pdxA gene encoding 4-hydroxythreonine-4-phosphate dehydrogenase PdxA yields the protein MSGPRLGITMGDPAGIGPEIIAKACARLKPRLADGSLSLLIIGSVTAMRAMESISGHIELEEPSASAAGTFPPVAILEAGPERTPIETGVMSAEGGRLAYLAIEKAVRLAQAGSIAGIVTAPLNKEALNLAGYHYAGHTDMLAELTGARDSVMMLAHGDFRVSHVSTHVALAQVPSKLTEPRLRRVIQLTVEALRGLGIAHPRIAIAALNPHAGEGGIFGREDIDITAPIVASYTSADFTVVGPVPGDTVFVKLRARQYDAVVAMYHDQGHVPVKLLGFNVDPATGEWKALSGVNVTLGLPIIRTSVDHGTAFDIAGKGIANEDSLIEAIEFAVQMAAAKSNP from the coding sequence ATGTCTGGTCCAAGACTCGGCATCACAATGGGTGATCCTGCGGGCATCGGCCCTGAGATCATTGCAAAAGCATGCGCAAGGCTGAAACCGCGGCTTGCCGACGGATCATTGTCGCTTCTCATTATCGGCAGCGTCACCGCGATGCGCGCTATGGAGTCCATTTCAGGACATATCGAGTTGGAAGAACCGTCAGCTTCGGCAGCGGGGACCTTTCCGCCCGTGGCCATTCTTGAGGCTGGACCGGAGCGGACCCCCATTGAGACAGGCGTCATGTCGGCTGAAGGCGGGCGCCTCGCCTATCTGGCGATCGAAAAAGCTGTACGCCTGGCGCAGGCCGGTTCAATCGCAGGTATCGTTACGGCTCCTCTCAACAAGGAAGCGCTCAATCTGGCCGGCTATCATTATGCCGGTCACACCGACATGCTGGCGGAACTGACAGGCGCCCGCGATTCCGTGATGATGCTTGCCCATGGCGATTTCCGCGTCAGCCATGTCTCGACCCACGTAGCGCTGGCCCAGGTTCCGTCGAAACTGACCGAGCCTCGGCTGCGGCGGGTCATCCAGTTGACGGTCGAGGCGTTGCGCGGCCTCGGCATTGCCCATCCCCGCATTGCGATTGCCGCGCTCAACCCGCACGCTGGTGAGGGCGGCATTTTCGGTCGCGAGGACATCGACATCACGGCCCCGATCGTGGCCTCCTACACCTCTGCGGATTTTACGGTGGTTGGGCCCGTTCCGGGCGATACGGTTTTCGTCAAGTTGCGCGCCCGCCAGTATGACGCAGTGGTCGCGATGTATCACGATCAAGGCCATGTCCCGGTGAAGCTGCTCGGCTTCAACGTCGATCCCGCGACCGGTGAGTGGAAAGCGCTCTCCGGTGTCAATGTCACGCTCGGCCTTCCGATCATCCGCACCTCCGTCGACCACGGCACGGCCTTCGACATTGCCGGCAAGGGCATCGCCAATGAGGACAGTCTGATCGAGGCGATCGAGTTCGCGGTCCAGATGGCTGCGGCGAAATCCAACCCTTAG
- a CDS encoding four-carbon acid sugar kinase family protein has protein sequence MSTPEVTDIRVVADDLTGALDSAVSFASPGNGIGVSWQLDRTFAGRMAIDTATREGPAATAVERHRALAPWLAGGQLSFKKIDSLLRGHVIAEIEACIVNGTYQRVVIAPAFPFQRRATRLGRQWRLDQTEMVGPDLVAGLGQRFAAGRSAPGSQPVDFITLYDAETDADLDKIVATVPKQATLWVGTGGLAAALARHMNVPHKPVPAFSDPFLALVGTNHEVTAGQVALFAARHEDAHVVVEHDIDKARRRLAERMMRGEPSVVSVAASGDRHAIAVHIGKVLASLLAGLPKPGTLLVTGGETLRSVCDSLGVIELTVECEIEPGLPVSRVKGGVFEGLATISKSGAFGDSALLCRLAALAHR, from the coding sequence TTGAGCACTCCTGAGGTTACGGATATCCGGGTCGTCGCGGACGACTTGACCGGCGCCCTGGATAGCGCGGTTTCCTTTGCATCACCTGGGAATGGCATTGGGGTAAGCTGGCAGCTGGACCGTACGTTTGCGGGACGTATGGCTATCGACACCGCCACCCGGGAGGGGCCTGCGGCGACGGCGGTCGAGCGACACCGGGCGCTTGCGCCATGGCTCGCCGGCGGACAGTTGAGTTTCAAGAAGATCGACAGCCTTTTGCGCGGCCACGTCATCGCTGAAATTGAGGCCTGCATCGTCAACGGAACGTACCAGCGGGTTGTTATCGCACCTGCGTTCCCATTTCAGCGACGCGCCACGCGCCTTGGGCGGCAATGGCGGCTTGATCAAACTGAAATGGTAGGTCCCGACCTGGTCGCCGGTCTAGGCCAGCGCTTCGCGGCTGGGCGTTCGGCACCAGGGTCGCAACCAGTTGATTTCATCACACTCTACGACGCCGAAACGGATGCGGACCTGGACAAGATCGTCGCGACCGTGCCGAAGCAAGCGACATTGTGGGTCGGCACTGGCGGCTTGGCGGCGGCACTCGCACGGCACATGAATGTGCCGCACAAGCCTGTTCCTGCGTTTTCCGATCCATTTCTGGCTCTTGTCGGCACAAATCATGAGGTCACGGCGGGACAGGTAGCCCTCTTTGCAGCCAGGCATGAGGATGCGCATGTGGTCGTGGAGCACGACATCGACAAAGCGAGAAGGCGTTTGGCGGAAAGGATGATGCGCGGGGAGCCGTCGGTCGTCAGCGTCGCTGCATCGGGTGATCGCCACGCCATCGCAGTCCATATCGGCAAGGTGCTTGCCTCGCTTCTCGCAGGCTTGCCAAAGCCCGGCACGTTACTCGTCACCGGCGGTGAAACATTGCGATCGGTGTGCGACAGCCTGGGCGTCATCGAACTCACGGTCGAATGCGAGATCGAGCCAGGGCTTCCGGTCTCCAGAGTCAAAGGTGGTGTTTTCGAGGGGCTGGCCACCATTTCGAAATCCGGCGCATTCGGCGACAGCGCCCTGCTCTGCAGGCTCGCGGCTCTCGCGCATCGCTGA
- a CDS encoding DeoR/GlpR family DNA-binding transcription regulator: MARNVRKSTAEDVAPVVSAGAWEDDGGRGRVDLIPAKRHAFILECLKREGAVGVQELIDLIGASPSTIRRDLETLERQGALERTHGGAMLQRTELATFEPDLATAAQFARAEKEAIGAAMMSELRAGQSVIFDASTTVLEVARAIAAAPIPLTAVTNSLAIAQILAPVPGVRLVMPGGTCKPGSLTLIGQPGENFLRTIHADVAILGTHAITGDMLTETSLEVAAMKQAMIAAARRVVVLADHSKFTVPNFCTICRLTEIHQIITDEGIDPAHLTNLRTLDVDVKVVRVSRSGC; the protein is encoded by the coding sequence GTGGCAAGGAATGTCCGAAAATCAACAGCGGAGGACGTGGCGCCTGTCGTGTCCGCCGGGGCATGGGAGGACGATGGCGGACGCGGGCGGGTCGATCTGATTCCGGCCAAGCGTCACGCCTTCATCCTCGAATGCCTTAAACGAGAAGGAGCCGTCGGCGTTCAGGAACTCATCGATCTCATCGGCGCCTCGCCTTCGACGATCCGGCGCGATCTCGAGACGCTTGAACGGCAAGGAGCGTTGGAGCGGACGCATGGCGGCGCAATGCTTCAGCGCACGGAACTGGCCACATTCGAGCCGGATCTCGCCACTGCAGCGCAATTCGCCAGAGCCGAGAAAGAGGCCATAGGCGCCGCCATGATGTCGGAACTTCGAGCCGGACAGAGCGTCATTTTCGACGCAAGCACGACCGTTCTGGAAGTCGCCCGCGCTATCGCCGCGGCGCCTATCCCGCTTACGGCTGTCACCAACAGCCTTGCGATCGCGCAGATACTTGCACCTGTGCCGGGAGTGCGTCTCGTGATGCCCGGAGGCACCTGCAAGCCTGGTTCGCTTACTCTGATCGGCCAGCCTGGCGAGAATTTCCTGCGGACCATTCACGCCGATGTGGCCATTCTGGGCACTCATGCCATCACCGGAGACATGCTCACGGAGACCTCGCTGGAGGTTGCGGCAATGAAGCAGGCGATGATTGCCGCGGCGCGTCGTGTGGTCGTGCTTGCCGACCATTCGAAATTCACTGTCCCCAATTTTTGCACGATCTGCCGTCTGACCGAGATCCACCAGATCATTACCGACGAGGGCATCGATCCGGCTCACCTCACCAATCTTCGGACGCTCGATGTAGACGTCAAGGTCGTGCGCGTCAGCCGTTCGGGTTGTTAA
- a CDS encoding M20 aminoacylase family protein has product MPILNRAAEMQDEVAGWRRHLHQTPELNFDVFKTAAFVTEKLKEFGCDDVVTGLGKTGVVGIIRGRQGEGATIGLRADMDALPLNEITGKAYASTVPGKMHACGHDGHTAMLLGAAKYLAETRNFAGSVAVIFQPAEEGGGGGNEMVKDGMMERFDIVKVFGMHNMPGLPVGQFAIRPGPIMAATAEFTITVKGRGGHAAMPHGTIDPIVIASQLVGALQTIASRSTDPVEAVVVSVTKFHAGDAYNIIPESAEIAGTVRTLRKEIAKKSEERIRTICDGLATAFGAKIEVDYQANYPVTFNHAEETVFASDVAANVAGDSHVHRSIQPVMGGEDFSYMLEARPGAFIFIGNGDTAGLHNPAYDFNDEAIPHGMSYWVKLAETALAA; this is encoded by the coding sequence ATGCCAATCCTGAACCGCGCCGCTGAAATGCAGGACGAAGTTGCCGGCTGGCGTCGGCATCTGCACCAGACGCCGGAGCTTAATTTCGACGTCTTCAAGACGGCCGCCTTCGTCACCGAAAAGCTGAAGGAGTTCGGTTGTGACGATGTGGTCACCGGCCTCGGCAAGACCGGCGTCGTCGGCATCATCCGCGGCCGCCAGGGCGAAGGCGCCACCATCGGCCTGCGCGCCGACATGGACGCGCTGCCGCTCAACGAGATCACCGGCAAGGCCTATGCGTCTACCGTTCCCGGCAAGATGCATGCCTGCGGCCATGACGGCCACACGGCGATGCTGCTGGGCGCCGCCAAATATCTCGCCGAGACGCGCAATTTCGCCGGCTCCGTGGCGGTGATCTTCCAGCCCGCGGAGGAAGGCGGCGGCGGCGGCAATGAGATGGTCAAGGACGGCATGATGGAGCGCTTCGACATTGTAAAAGTGTTCGGCATGCACAACATGCCGGGCCTGCCTGTCGGCCAGTTCGCCATCCGGCCGGGCCCGATCATGGCGGCGACGGCCGAATTCACCATCACCGTGAAGGGCCGCGGCGGCCACGCCGCGATGCCGCATGGCACGATCGACCCGATCGTCATCGCCAGCCAGTTGGTCGGCGCGCTGCAGACGATTGCCTCGCGCAGCACCGATCCGGTCGAGGCCGTGGTGGTGTCGGTGACCAAGTTCCATGCAGGCGACGCTTACAACATCATTCCCGAATCGGCCGAGATCGCCGGCACCGTGCGCACCTTGCGCAAGGAGATCGCCAAGAAGTCCGAAGAGCGCATCCGCACCATCTGCGACGGACTGGCGACTGCTTTCGGCGCCAAGATCGAGGTCGACTACCAGGCAAATTACCCGGTCACCTTCAACCACGCCGAAGAGACGGTGTTTGCCAGCGACGTTGCGGCAAACGTCGCCGGCGACAGCCATGTCCACCGCAGCATCCAGCCGGTGATGGGCGGCGAGGATTTCTCCTACATGCTGGAAGCCCGCCCCGGCGCCTTCATCTTCATCGGCAATGGCGACACCGCCGGTCTTCACAACCCAGCCTACGATTTCAACGACGAAGCCATACCGCACGGCATGAGCTACTGGGTGAAACTGGCGGAAACCGCGCTGGCCGCTTGA
- a CDS encoding D-alanyl-D-alanine carboxypeptidase family protein, with translation MRHRHFLKLLSAGAIALSVLAGPALANPVVVFDLKNGQILQHQDAFKRWYPASLSKLMTAYVTFRAIAAGEVQLDSPIKVTKHSAGEPPSKMGFKPGSVMRLDNALKMMLVKSANDIAMAVGENVGGSQAAFAERMNAEATRLGMNGTHFVNPNGLYSPDQYTTARDLSVLVMAIRHEFPQYAPWFSIEGLAVGKKAIPNYNLLIGRYPGADGMKTGFVCPSGFNMIGSATRNGRTLVAVVLGEKSAVSRAETAARLLDQGFDTQAAGSATVATLAPYGDTVSPNDMHDEVCKKKTPEEQSEAPPAAAAKDVPKSPYQEKLDHVPTLVAVGLGGATGPAPKAMLDQGGQEYADVPIPSWRPDRPAPTGAGPAVAGSAAQGDQPVKVAN, from the coding sequence ATGCGGCACAGGCATTTCCTCAAACTACTCTCGGCCGGCGCAATCGCGCTTTCGGTCTTGGCCGGGCCGGCGCTGGCCAATCCGGTGGTTGTCTTCGACCTGAAGAATGGCCAGATCCTGCAGCATCAGGATGCGTTCAAGCGCTGGTATCCGGCCTCGCTCAGCAAGCTGATGACCGCCTACGTGACCTTCCGGGCGATCGCGGCCGGCGAAGTCCAGCTTGATTCGCCGATCAAGGTGACCAAGCACTCCGCCGGCGAACCGCCGAGCAAGATGGGTTTCAAGCCAGGCTCGGTGATGCGGCTCGACAACGCGCTGAAGATGATGCTGGTCAAATCGGCCAACGACATCGCCATGGCGGTCGGCGAGAATGTCGGCGGCTCGCAGGCCGCCTTCGCCGAGAGGATGAATGCCGAGGCGACCCGGCTCGGCATGAACGGCACCCATTTCGTCAATCCGAACGGCCTCTACTCGCCCGACCAGTACACCACGGCGCGCGACCTTTCGGTGCTGGTGATGGCGATCCGCCACGAGTTCCCGCAATATGCGCCGTGGTTCTCCATCGAAGGGCTCGCGGTCGGCAAGAAGGCGATCCCGAACTACAATCTCCTGATCGGTCGCTATCCCGGCGCCGATGGCATGAAAACGGGTTTTGTCTGCCCCTCCGGCTTCAACATGATCGGTTCGGCGACGCGCAATGGGCGTACGCTGGTCGCGGTTGTGCTTGGCGAGAAATCGGCGGTCAGCCGTGCCGAGACCGCGGCAAGACTGCTCGACCAGGGATTTGACACCCAAGCCGCCGGTTCGGCCACTGTCGCGACGCTGGCGCCCTACGGTGACACGGTCTCGCCCAACGACATGCATGACGAGGTCTGCAAGAAAAAGACGCCGGAGGAGCAGTCCGAGGCGCCGCCGGCCGCCGCCGCAAAGGACGTGCCGAAATCACCCTACCAGGAAAAGCTCGACCATGTGCCGACGCTGGTCGCCGTCGGCCTCGGCGGCGCCACAGGTCCGGCGCCGAAGGCGATGCTCGACCAGGGCGGCCAGGAATATGCCGACGTGCCGATCCCGAGCTGGCGGCCGGATCGGCCAGCGCCGACCGGCGCCGGTCCGGCCGTTGCCGGTTCCGCCGCGCAAGGCGATCAGCCGGTCAAGGTCGCGAACTAA
- a CDS encoding CobW family GTP-binding protein, whose translation MSGFPIPVSVLTGFLGAGKTTLLNRLLKDPALADTAVIINEYGEVAIDHLLVEQSSDGIIQLSDGCLCCTVRGELVDTLADLVDRLQTGRIARLARVIVETTGLADPAPVLQSIMAHPALVQAFRLDGVITLVDAVNGNATLDAHVEAVKQVAVADRIVLSKADLVTDPGNLETLRARLRQINPGAELLDAGNSATGVAALFDCGLYNPATKSADVRRWLGEEAAHEHHHHGHDHDHDHSHDHDHRHDSRVRSYSLVHDGPVPFSAIEMFLDLLRSTHGEKLLRMKGVIELREDPSRPLVIHGVQKILHPPARLPAWPDGQRGTRLVLITLDMPEDYVRRLFAAFTNRPSIDTPDRAALENNPLAIAGL comes from the coding sequence ATGAGCGGATTCCCGATCCCTGTCTCGGTGCTGACCGGCTTCCTCGGCGCCGGCAAGACGACACTGCTCAACCGGCTCCTGAAAGATCCGGCGCTGGCCGATACGGCGGTCATCATCAACGAGTATGGCGAAGTGGCGATCGACCATCTGCTGGTCGAGCAGTCTTCCGACGGCATCATCCAGCTTTCGGACGGCTGCCTGTGCTGCACCGTGCGCGGCGAACTGGTCGACACGCTGGCCGACCTCGTCGACCGGCTGCAGACCGGCCGCATCGCCCGGCTTGCCCGCGTCATCGTCGAGACAACGGGGCTTGCCGACCCGGCGCCGGTGCTGCAGTCGATCATGGCGCATCCAGCGCTCGTCCAGGCTTTTCGGCTCGACGGTGTCATCACGCTGGTCGATGCGGTCAATGGCAATGCCACGCTCGATGCCCATGTAGAGGCGGTCAAGCAGGTCGCCGTCGCCGACCGCATCGTGCTGAGCAAGGCCGACCTGGTCACCGATCCGGGTAACCTCGAAACGCTGCGGGCACGCCTGCGGCAGATCAATCCGGGCGCCGAGCTGCTTGACGCCGGCAATTCAGCAACAGGCGTGGCGGCGCTGTTTGATTGCGGCCTCTACAATCCCGCCACCAAATCCGCCGACGTGCGGCGCTGGCTCGGCGAGGAAGCGGCGCATGAGCACCATCATCACGGTCATGACCACGATCACGATCACAGTCATGATCATGACCATCGCCACGATTCCCGCGTGCGCTCCTATTCGCTCGTCCATGATGGTCCGGTGCCGTTTTCGGCGATAGAAATGTTTCTCGACCTGTTGCGTTCGACGCATGGCGAAAAGCTGCTGCGCATGAAGGGCGTGATCGAACTCAGGGAGGATCCGTCACGCCCGCTGGTCATCCACGGCGTGCAGAAGATCCTGCATCCGCCGGCGCGCCTGCCGGCCTGGCCCGACGGCCAGCGCGGCACACGGCTGGTGCTGATCACGCTCGATATGCCCGAAGACTATGTGCGCCGGCTGTTCGCCGCCTTCACCAACCGGCCGTCGATCGATACGCCCGACCGCGCGGCGCTGGAAAACAACCCGCTGGCGATCGCCGGGCTTTGA
- a CDS encoding sulfurtransferase TusA family protein, whose product MTADTASYDLKGLNCPLPVLKAKKRLAGMEPGSRLWLETTDPLAVIDIPAFCADSGHHLVETSAVSGGHRFLVERGEQRS is encoded by the coding sequence TTGACCGCGGATACCGCCAGCTATGACCTCAAGGGCCTGAACTGCCCGCTTCCCGTGCTCAAGGCGAAAAAGCGCCTGGCCGGGATGGAGCCCGGCAGTCGACTCTGGCTCGAAACCACCGATCCGCTGGCCGTCATCGACATACCGGCATTCTGTGCCGACAGCGGCCATCATCTGGTGGAAACGTCGGCCGTTTCCGGCGGTCATCGCTTCCTGGTCGAGCGCGGCGAACAGCGATCGTAG
- a CDS encoding L,D-transpeptidase family protein codes for MFAKLARTGVLITSIAVAGCNDSSMKDFAPEANKPLPDKILADMRAKGMVRTSSVMARIFKEEGKLEIWKAKTDGRYGLVASYDICKWSGKLGPKYTEGDRQAPEGFYTVRPSQMNPRSNYHLSFNIGFPNAYDRANGRTGQNLMVHGACSSSGCYSMTDAQIEQIYAFGRDAFQGGQTEFQIQAFPFRMTAANMARYRNDPNYEFWKMLKVGYDNFEITKVPPKVDVCEKRYVFNQVAADGQTFDPTGPCPATTQPDSLKSAYNAYQSTYDAAFNGALKASVPPPKPTIAGIKEASIVSDWSKRRARGERVPIDPPSLNSDGSVTETARMGRIDSPAGRKMAALDAEKAAKQKAEEQRLAAIEAAKQAKEAAKAQALAEKEAAKAQAVAAKEAAKAAKEAPVATATIAAPTDVAPVAETQAASADESRVTKLKNKLLGMFGG; via the coding sequence ATGTTTGCCAAGCTCGCCCGCACCGGAGTCCTCATCACCTCGATAGCCGTCGCCGGCTGCAATGATTCGTCGATGAAGGACTTTGCCCCGGAAGCCAACAAGCCGCTGCCGGACAAAATACTGGCCGACATGAGGGCCAAGGGGATGGTGCGCACCTCTTCGGTGATGGCGCGCATCTTCAAGGAAGAGGGCAAGCTGGAGATCTGGAAGGCCAAGACCGACGGCCGCTACGGTCTCGTCGCTTCCTATGACATCTGCAAATGGTCGGGCAAGCTCGGCCCCAAATACACCGAGGGCGACCGCCAGGCGCCTGAGGGCTTCTACACGGTGCGTCCGTCGCAGATGAATCCCAGGTCGAACTATCACCTGTCCTTCAACATAGGCTTTCCCAACGCCTATGACCGTGCCAACGGTCGCACGGGTCAGAACCTGATGGTGCACGGCGCCTGCTCGTCGTCGGGCTGCTACTCGATGACCGACGCGCAGATCGAGCAGATCTATGCCTTCGGCCGCGACGCCTTCCAGGGCGGTCAGACCGAATTCCAGATCCAGGCCTTCCCGTTCCGCATGACCGCCGCCAACATGGCGCGTTATCGCAACGACCCGAACTATGAATTCTGGAAGATGCTGAAGGTCGGCTACGATAATTTCGAGATTACCAAGGTGCCGCCGAAGGTCGATGTCTGCGAAAAGCGCTACGTCTTCAACCAGGTCGCCGCCGACGGCCAGACATTCGATCCGACCGGACCGTGCCCGGCGACCACCCAGCCGGATTCGCTGAAGAGCGCCTACAACGCCTACCAGAGCACCTACGACGCTGCATTCAACGGCGCGCTCAAGGCCAGCGTGCCGCCGCCCAAGCCGACCATTGCAGGCATCAAGGAAGCCAGCATCGTTTCGGATTGGTCGAAGCGCCGGGCGCGCGGCGAGCGCGTGCCGATCGATCCGCCATCGCTCAATTCCGACGGCTCGGTGACCGAGACGGCGCGCATGGGTCGTATCGATTCGCCGGCCGGCCGCAAGATGGCGGCATTGGATGCCGAGAAAGCCGCCAAGCAGAAGGCCGAGGAGCAGCGGCTGGCGGCCATAGAGGCCGCCAAGCAAGCCAAGGAAGCCGCCAAGGCGCAGGCGTTGGCCGAAAAGGAAGCTGCCAAGGCGCAAGCCGTTGCTGCAAAGGAAGCGGCCAAGGCCGCGAAGGAAGCCCCTGTCGCCACCGCCACCATCGCGGCCCCCACGGATGTCGCGCCGGTCGCCGAAACGCAGGCCGCGAGCGCTGATGAAAGCCGGGTGACAAAGCTGAAGAACAAGCTGCTCGGCATGTTCGGCGGCTGA
- a CDS encoding acetyl-CoA carboxylase carboxyltransferase subunit alpha, whose product MYNYLDFEKPVQDLELKILELKKLAENGEAVDVADEITRLEKRSRDALRDLYKALTPWQKVQVARHSDRPHCVDYIKGLFSDFTPLAGDRNFGEDQAIVGGFARFRGEPVAIIGQEKGSDTTSRLKHNFGSVRPEGYRKAVRLMELADRFKIPLLTLVDTAGAYPGVGAEERGQAEAIARSTSACLALKVPSISVVIGEGGSGGAIAIATANRVYMLEHAIYSVISPEGAASILWRDTTRSKDAATNMKITAQDLLELKIIDAIIPEPMGGAQRAPEKVIAATGDLIAKTMKEFAGANTDFREQRREKYLAMGRSL is encoded by the coding sequence ATGTACAATTATCTCGATTTCGAAAAGCCGGTGCAGGATCTTGAACTCAAGATCCTCGAGCTCAAGAAGCTCGCCGAGAACGGCGAGGCGGTCGATGTCGCCGATGAGATCACCAGACTCGAGAAGCGTTCGCGCGACGCGCTGCGCGATCTCTACAAGGCACTGACGCCGTGGCAGAAGGTGCAGGTGGCGCGCCATTCCGACAGGCCGCACTGCGTCGACTACATCAAGGGCCTGTTCAGCGACTTCACGCCGCTCGCCGGCGACCGCAATTTCGGCGAGGACCAGGCGATTGTCGGCGGCTTTGCCCGCTTCCGCGGCGAGCCCGTCGCGATCATCGGCCAGGAAAAGGGCTCCGACACGACAAGCCGCCTGAAGCACAATTTCGGCTCGGTGCGTCCCGAGGGTTACCGCAAGGCCGTGCGGCTGATGGAACTCGCCGACCGCTTCAAGATCCCGCTCCTGACGCTGGTCGACACGGCGGGCGCCTACCCCGGCGTCGGTGCCGAGGAGCGCGGTCAGGCCGAAGCCATAGCCCGCTCGACCTCGGCCTGCCTTGCGCTGAAAGTACCGTCGATTTCGGTGGTCATCGGCGAAGGCGGTTCGGGCGGCGCCATCGCGATCGCCACCGCCAACCGCGTCTACATGCTCGAGCACGCCATCTATTCGGTGATTTCGCCGGAAGGCGCCGCCTCGATCCTGTGGCGCGACACGACGCGGTCCAAGGACGCTGCGACCAACATGAAGATCACCGCGCAGGATCTTCTGGAACTGAAGATCATCGACGCCATCATCCCCGAGCCGATGGGCGGCGCCCAGCGCGCGCCCGAAAAGGTGATTGCCGCGACCGGCGACCTCATCGCCAAGACGATGAAGGAATTCGCCGGCGCCAACACCGATTTCCGCGAACAGCGCCGCGAGAAATACCTGGCCATGGGCCGCAGCCTCTAG
- a CDS encoding site-specific tyrosine recombinase XerD produces MNSAARIEAFLEMMSAERGAAENTLSSYRRDLEDASGEIDGGLAGAAVADIRAYLDDIAARGFAPTSQARKLSAIRQFFKFLYAEGLRGDDPTGTLDSPKKGRPLPKTMSEAETGRLIDRAAQEACDAGLGNGDRLAALRLHALVEVLYATGLRVSELVGLPVTVAQRDDRFFMVRGKGDKERMVPLSAKARAAMRTWLAARAGVPAFADSPFLFPAASDSGYLSRQVFARDLKGLAARAGIASGKISPHVLRHAFASHLLQNGADLRAVQQLLGHADISTTQIYTHVLEERLVRLVNDHHPLAD; encoded by the coding sequence ATGAACAGCGCCGCCCGCATCGAGGCCTTCCTGGAAATGATGAGCGCCGAGCGGGGCGCTGCCGAAAACACGCTTTCCTCCTACCGGCGCGACCTCGAAGACGCTTCGGGCGAGATCGATGGCGGGCTTGCCGGTGCGGCCGTCGCCGATATCCGCGCCTATCTCGACGATATCGCCGCGCGCGGCTTCGCGCCGACCTCGCAAGCGCGCAAACTGTCGGCGATCCGCCAATTCTTCAAATTCCTCTATGCCGAGGGTCTGCGCGGCGACGATCCGACCGGCACGCTGGACAGCCCGAAAAAGGGCCGGCCGCTGCCCAAGACGATGAGCGAGGCCGAGACCGGCCGGCTGATCGACCGTGCCGCGCAGGAAGCCTGCGACGCCGGGCTCGGCAATGGTGACCGGCTGGCGGCCCTGCGCCTGCATGCGCTGGTCGAAGTGCTTTACGCCACGGGCTTGCGCGTGTCCGAGCTTGTCGGCCTGCCGGTGACGGTGGCGCAGCGCGACGACCGTTTCTTCATGGTGCGCGGCAAGGGCGACAAGGAGCGCATGGTGCCGCTGTCGGCCAAGGCGCGCGCGGCGATGCGGACCTGGCTAGCCGCCCGGGCCGGGGTGCCGGCCTTCGCCGACAGCCCGTTCCTGTTTCCGGCCGCATCGGACAGCGGCTACCTCTCGCGCCAGGTCTTTGCCCGCGACCTGAAAGGACTGGCAGCGCGAGCCGGCATCGCTTCGGGCAAGATATCGCCGCATGTGCTGCGTCATGCTTTCGCCAGCCATCTCCTGCAGAATGGTGCCGATCTCAGGGCGGTGCAGCAGCTGCTCGGTCATGCCGACATATCGACGACACAGATTTACACCCATGTGCTGGAGGAGCGGCTGGTGCGGCTGGTCAACGATCATCATCCGCTTGCCGACTAG